Below is a window of Armatimonadia bacterium DNA.
GCTCCTGCGCCTCGTACTGCTCGAAGCCCCGACCCTGCTCCCGCAGTCCGCAAGCCGCCAGGCCGATCGCATCACCGGAGCAGAAGGCCTCCACGCATCCGCGCTTGTCACAGGTGCAGGGCGGCCCGGAGGGATCGATCACCATATGGCCGAACTCGCCCGCGTTGCTGTGGGCCCCGTGAAGCACCGCCCCGTTGGTGATCACTGCGCCACCGACACCGGTTCCGATGTTCACATACAGGACTTCGCTGTGCCCGCGGCCGGCCCCGAAAACGGCCTCACCCAATCCACCCGCATTCGCGTCGTTCTCGATGCGGACCGGGATGCCGAAGCGCCGTCCGAGCACCTCGCCGAGACGGATACCCTCCCAGCCCGGAGCGTGATGCGACATCCGGGTCTCCTGCCGGCCGTAGTCCACCGGCCCGCCAAAGCCGACACCGATACCCAACACAGGTACCTCGCCCGCGATCTTCAGGACCCGCTCGATCATGCTGCACAGCGTCTCGATGGTCGCCGGGCCACCGGCTTCGCGAGGCGTCGCTTCGCGTTCCAGGTGACCAAGCTCGCCCCCTTCGGAAACCAGCCCGACCGAGAGGCGAGTGTTGCCGACATCGATGCCTACTACCCAGCGCCGGCCCATTACTGGGCACTTCCCCTGGCGACCAGCTCGTCCTCCACCAGGCCGCACAGGATGTGGCCCAGCGTGATGTGGACCTCCTGGATCCGCGCTGTCACAGTGCAGGGGACCTTCAGGCACAAGTCACAGAGCCGCCCGAGCTCTCCCCCCTCCTTGCCGGTGAACCCGAGCGTTTTGGCACCCAGGGACTTCGCCTGCTCCACAGCACGCGCGCAATCGTCGGCGTTCCCGCTCGTGCTGAAGGCGACGAGAACATCGCCCTCCCGCAGGAGACCCTCGACCTGTCGCGAGAACACCTGATCAAAGCCGTAGTCGTTGCCGATGGCCGTCAGGATCGAGGTGTCGGTCGTCAGCGCCAGGGCCCGATACGCCGGGCGCTCCTTGCGGAACCGACCTACCAGCTCGCCGGACAGGTGCTGAGCATCGGCGGCACTTCCGCCGTTCCCACAGAAGGCTACCGTGCCTCCGTCCGCC
It encodes the following:
- a CDS encoding ROK family protein; protein product: MGRRWVVGIDVGNTRLSVGLVSEGGELGHLEREATPREAGGPATIETLCSMIERVLKIAGEVPVLGIGVGFGGPVDYGRQETRMSHHAPGWEGIRLGEVLGRRFGIPVRIENDANAGGLGEAVFGAGRGHSEVLYVNIGTGVGGAVITNGAVLHGAHSNAGEFGHMVIDPSGPPCTCDKRGCVEAFCSGDAIGLAACGLREQGRGFEQYEAQELTGRKVGELAQSGDADALGVIERSAERMGFALALAADLLDPGIIVLGGGVPELGNVYLGPVRAAFRAYAMDVPAQETEVVAAHLGYNAGVIGAAAVCLQQPLS
- a CDS encoding D-sedoheptulose 7-phosphate isomerase, which produces MLDEIRQTLRESAELKLKVAEEMAEPVAEAAQMLVKCLADGGTVAFCGNGGSAADAQHLSGELVGRFRKERPAYRALALTTDTSILTAIGNDYGFDQVFSRQVEGLLREGDVLVAFSTSGNADDCARAVEQAKSLGAKTLGFTGKEGGELGRLCDLCLKVPCTVTARIQEVHITLGHILCGLVEDELVARGSAQ